One window of the Branchiostoma lanceolatum isolate klBraLanc5 chromosome 3, klBraLanc5.hap2, whole genome shotgun sequence genome contains the following:
- the LOC136429879 gene encoding CD151 antigen-like isoform X1 produces MAEYKSAKEKKSNTLGCLKVLLLIFNFLFWCSGAAVLWLGIWILQTKTKYVALLNSATYPACAWILIVAGVIICIIGFVGCCGAIRENKTCLIVYFVFLLIIFLLEIIAGILAYVYQDQLRGELKGGLNSTMIMQYMAKGSEGITGATDTLQQDFRCCGVLNWRDWKASSPYFKTGLAKNMTAPNSCCISPSDGCAVRDHPSNIYHVGCLDAIESYIRTYLFIIGAVGISMACLMILGLFCTLCFYHLVDEYYNEIEKEGVH; encoded by the exons ATGGCTGAGTACAAGTCTGCGAAGGAGAAGAAGTCCAACACCCTGGGCTGTCTGAAGGTTCTTCTCCTAATCTTCAACTTCCTCTTCTGG TGCTCTGGTGCGGCAGTCCTGTGGCTGGGCATCTGGATCCTGCAGACGAAGACGAAGTACGTCGCCCTGCTGAACTCCGCCACATACCCAGCCTGCGCCTGGATCCTGATCGTAGCGGGGGTCATCATCTGTATCATCGGCTTCGTGGGCTGCTGCGGCGCCATCCGCGAGAACAAGACTTGCCTTATTGTG TACTTTGTCTTCCTGCTGATCATCTTCCTACTGGAGATCATTGCTGGTATCCTGGCCTATGTCTACCAAGATCAG ctGCGGGGAGAGCTGAAGGGTGGTCTGAACTCCACCATGATCATGCAGTACATGGCCAAGGGGTCAGAGGGCATCACCGGGGCAACGGACACACTACAACAGGAC TTTCGTTGCTGTGGGGTCCTAAACTGGCGGGACTGGAAGGCCAGCAGTCCGTATTTCAAGACAGGGCTGGCCAAGAACATGACAGCACCGAACAGCTGCTGCATATCACCTTCAGATGGCTGTGCAGTCAGGGACCACCCCTCCAACATCTACCACGTG GGCTGCCTGGATGCCATTGAGTCGTACATCAGGACATACCTGTTCATCATCGGTGCTGTGGGCATCAGCATGGCCTGTCTCATG ATCTTGGGTCTGTTCTGCACCCTGTGTTTCTACCACCTGGTGGACGAGTACTATAATGAGATTGAGAAGGAAGGAGTTCACTGA
- the LOC136429879 gene encoding CD151 antigen-like isoform X2 — translation MAEYKSAKEKKSNTLGCLKVLLLIFNFLFWCSGAAVLWLGIWILQTKTKYVALLNSATYPACAWILIVAGVIICIIGFVGCCGAIRENKTCLIVYFVFLLIIFLLEIIAGILAYVYQDQLRGELKGGLNSTMIMQYMAKGSEGITGATDTLQQDFRCCGVLNWRDWKASSPYFKTGLAKNMTAPNSCCISPSDGCAVRDHPSNIYHVGCLDAIESYIRTYLFIIGAVGISMACLMFIGMILTCCLHSAIRRSES, via the exons ATGGCTGAGTACAAGTCTGCGAAGGAGAAGAAGTCCAACACCCTGGGCTGTCTGAAGGTTCTTCTCCTAATCTTCAACTTCCTCTTCTGG TGCTCTGGTGCGGCAGTCCTGTGGCTGGGCATCTGGATCCTGCAGACGAAGACGAAGTACGTCGCCCTGCTGAACTCCGCCACATACCCAGCCTGCGCCTGGATCCTGATCGTAGCGGGGGTCATCATCTGTATCATCGGCTTCGTGGGCTGCTGCGGCGCCATCCGCGAGAACAAGACTTGCCTTATTGTG TACTTTGTCTTCCTGCTGATCATCTTCCTACTGGAGATCATTGCTGGTATCCTGGCCTATGTCTACCAAGATCAG ctGCGGGGAGAGCTGAAGGGTGGTCTGAACTCCACCATGATCATGCAGTACATGGCCAAGGGGTCAGAGGGCATCACCGGGGCAACGGACACACTACAACAGGAC TTTCGTTGCTGTGGGGTCCTAAACTGGCGGGACTGGAAGGCCAGCAGTCCGTATTTCAAGACAGGGCTGGCCAAGAACATGACAGCACCGAACAGCTGCTGCATATCACCTTCAGATGGCTGTGCAGTCAGGGACCACCCCTCCAACATCTACCACGTG GGCTGCCTGGATGCCATTGAGTCGTACATCAGGACATACCTGTTCATCATCGGTGCTGTGGGCATCAGCATGGCCTGTCTCATG TTTATTGGGATGATCCTGACATGCTGCCTTCACTCAGCCATCAGAAGGAGCGAGAGTTAG